One genomic window of Medicago truncatula cultivar Jemalong A17 chromosome 1, MtrunA17r5.0-ANR, whole genome shotgun sequence includes the following:
- the LOC11407508 gene encoding zinc finger CCCH domain-containing protein 3, with translation MAMKKYYCEYCDKQFQDTHLDRKRHSAGIQHKQAKSRWYDSFKPEHHNPIPPFCFHFVNTGFCRYGDSCKYFHPNTQQQQPITTTPGNIVGDTMGVSFGNLPPSLQPPPEVGYSNLPFLDWG, from the exons ATGGCAATGAAAAAGTACTACTGTGAGTATTGCGATAAGCAATTTCAAGATACACACTTAGACCGGAAACGCCACTCTGCCGGTATTCAACACAAACAAGCCAAATCTCGTTGGTACGATTCCTTCAAACCCGAACACCATAACCCTATTCCACCCTTCTGCTTCCACTTCGTCAACACG ggaTTTTGTCGTTACGGCGATTCTTGCAAATATTTTCATCCCaatacacaacaacaacaaccaataaCAACAACACCAG GGAATATAGTAGGAGATACCATGGGTGTCTCATTCGGCAATTTACCTCCGTCACTGCAGCCTCCTCCTGAAGTTGGATACTCCAACCTCCCCTTTCTCGACTGGGGATAG
- the LOC11411085 gene encoding pyrrolidone-carboxylate peptidase: MGSEGPSAAVTTVYITGFKKFHGVSENPTETIVNNLTEYVKKKGLPKGLAIGSCSILDTAGQGALVPLYQTLQSAIIAKESESSSSNKIIWLHFGVNSGATRFAIERQAVNEATFRCPDEMGWKPQKVPIVPSDGPISRIRETTLPVEEITKTLATKGYDVMTSDDAGRFVCNYVYYHSLRFAEQNGNKSLFVHVPLFFTINEETQMQFAASLLEVLANVSNTQLM, encoded by the exons ATGGGGTCCGAAGGTCCTTCAGCTGCTGTAACAACAGTTTATATAACAGGTTTCAAGAAATTCCATGGAGTTTCAGAGAATCCAACGGAGACAATTGTGAATAATTTGACGGAATATGTGAAAAAGAAGGGTTTGCCAAAGGGTTTAGCTATTGGGAGCTGCAGTATTCTTGATACTGCTGGACAAGGAGCCCTTGTTCCGCTGTACCAGACATTGCAATCTGCCATTATTGCCAAGGAATCTGAATCTTCAAGTTCCAATAAAATTATCTGG CTGCATTTTGGGGTTAATAGTGGTGCAACAAGGTTTGCTATAGAACGTCAAGCTGTCAATGAGGCTACCTTCCGTTGCCCTGATGAAATGGGATGGAAGCCACAG AAAGTTCCCATTGTTCCTTCAGATGGCCCGATTTCAAGAATACGGGAG ACTACCCTTCCCGTGGAGGAGATCACCAAGACCTTGGCAACGAAAGGTTATGATGTAATGACATCTGATGATGCAGGAAGGTTTGTGTGCAATTATGTTTACTATCATTCTCTTCGGTTCGCGGAGCAGAACGGAAACAAATCCCTTTTCGTGCATGTGCCACTCTTCTTCACAATAAATGAAGAAACCCAAATGCAATTTGCTGCTTCCTTATTAGAGGTACTTGCTAATGTTAGTAACACCCAGCTCATGTAA
- the LOC11406490 gene encoding glycogen synthase kinase-3 homolog MsK-1: MASVGVAPTSGFKESLGDGEIGVDDILPEEMSDMKIRDDREMEATVVDGNGTETGHIIVTTIGGRNGQPKQTISYMAERVVGHGSFGVVFQAKCLETGETVAIKKVLQDKRYKNRELQTMRLLDHPNVVSLKHCFFSTTEKDELYLNLVLEYVPETVHRVIKHYSKLNQRMPMIYVKLYTYQIFRALSYIHRCIGVCHRDIKPQNLLVNPHTHQVKLCDFGSAKVLVKGEPNISYICSRYYRAPELIFGATEYTTAIDVWSVGCVLAELLLGQPLFPGESGVDQLVEIIKVLGTPTREEIKCMNPNYTEFKFPQIKAHPWHKIFHKRMPAEAVDLVSRLLQYSPNLRCQALDCLTHPFFDELRDPNARLPTGRFLPPLFNFKPHELKGVPVETLMKLVPEHARKQCPFLGL; this comes from the exons ATGGCGTCGGTTGGTGTTGCACCAACTTCAGGTTTTAAAGAATCCCTTGGTGATGGTGAAATTGGTGTTGATGATATATTGCCAGAGGAAATGAGTGATATGAAAATTAGGGATGATAGA GAAATGGAAGCCACCGTTGTTGACGGCAATGGAACGGAGACAGGACATATCATTGTCACTACCATTGGTGGTAGAAATGGTCAGCCAAAGCAG ACTATAAGCTATATGGCAGAGCGTGTTGTAGGACATGGATCATTTGGAGTTGTCTTCCAG GCTAAGTGCCTGGAAACCGGTGAAACCGTGGCTATCAAAAAGGTTCTTCAAGACAAGAGGTATAAGAACCGGGAATTGCAAACAATGCGACTGCTTGATCACCCAAATGTCGTCTCTTTAAAGCATTGTTTCTTTTCAACCACGGAAAAGGATGAACTATACCTGAATTTGGTACTTGAGTATGTTCCTGAAACAGTTCATCGTGTGATTAAGCATTACAGCAAGTTGAACCAAAGGATGCCAATGATTTATGTGAAGCTCTATACATACCAG ATCTTTAGAGCATTATCTTATATTCATCGTTGCATTGGAGTCTGTCATCGGGATATCAAGCCTCAAAATCTATTG GTCAATCCACACACCCACCAGGTTAAATTATGTGACTTCGGAAGTGCGAAAGTCTTG GTTAAAGGCGAACCAAATATATCGTATATATGTTCTAGATACTACAGAGCACCCGAGCTTATTTTTGGAGCAACTGAATATACTACAGCTATTGATGTATGGTCTGTTGGTTGTGTTTTGGCTGAGCTGCTGCTTGGACAG CCATTGTTCCCTGGTGAGAGTGGAGTTGATCAGCTTGTTGAGATCAtcaag GTTCTGGGAACTCCGACAAGAGAAGAAATTAAATGCATGAATCCTAATTATACCGAATTTAAATTCCCTCAAATCAAAGCACATCCATGGCACAAG ATCTTCCATAAGCGCATGCCTGCAGAAGCTGTTGATTTGGTATCAAGATTATTACAATACTCCCCAAACCTGCGGTGCCAAGCT TTAGATTGCTTGACCCATCCTTTCTTCGACGAGCTTCGTGACCCGAATGCTCGCTTGCCAACTGGCCGTTTCCTCCCACCACTATTTAACTTCAAACCTCACG AGCTGAAAGGAGTTCCAGTCGAGACCTTGATGAAATTGGTTCCAGAGCATGCGAGGAAGCAATGCCCGTTTCTTGGCTTGTAA